A DNA window from Daucus carota subsp. sativus chromosome 3, DH1 v3.0, whole genome shotgun sequence contains the following coding sequences:
- the LOC108214988 gene encoding NAC domain-containing protein 54 encodes MSPVGLPPGFRFHPTDEELVNYYLKRKIHGLEIELDIIPEVDLYKCEPWDLAEKSFLPSRDPEWYFFGPRDRKYPNGFRTNRATRAGYWKSTGKDRKVSSQNYPIGMKKTLVYYRGRAPQGIRTDWVMHEYRLDDKECDDSTSGIQDSYALCRVFKKNGICGSELEDQGQLNMVLTEEIPQGILTEYETGSPSNILPSAPSACIEDEDKDDSWMQFIKDDAWCSFNTPILGEETSQVTDAN; translated from the exons ATGTCTCCAGTGGGATTGCCTCCAGGTTTCAGATTTCATccgactgatgaagagcttgtgAATTACTATCTTAAGCGGAAAATCCATGGGCTGGAGATCGAGCTCGACATAATTCCAGAGGTCGATCTCTATAAATGTGAGCCATGGGATTTAGCAG AGAAATCATTTTTGCCTAGTAGGGACCCAGAATGGTACTTTTTCGGACCCAGGGACAGAAAATATCCAAATGGATTCAGAACAAATAGAGCAACCCGAGCAGGATACTGGAAATCCACGGGCAAAGACAGAAAGGTTTCCTCCCAGAATTATCCCATCGGAATGAAGAAGACATTGGTTTACTACAGAGGTAGGGCTCCTCAGGGTATCAGAACTGACTGGGTAATGCATGAGTATCGCCTCGACGACAAGGAGTGTGATGACAGTACCTCCGGAATTCAG GACTCATATGCATTGTGTCGTGTCTTCAAGAAAAATGGTATATGCGGATCAGAACTGGAAGATCAAGGCCAACTAAACATGGTACTGACAGAAGAAATTCCGCAGGGCATCCTGACAGAGTACGAAACAGGGTCACCCTCGAACATTCTTCCCTCAGCGCCGAGTGCATGCATTGAAGACGAAGATAAAGATGATTCATGGATGCAGTTCATCAAAGATGATGCATGGTGTTCTTTCAACACTCCCATCCTGGGAGAAGAGACTTCACAGGTTACAGACGCTAATTAA